From the Salvelinus alpinus chromosome 32, SLU_Salpinus.1, whole genome shotgun sequence genome, one window contains:
- the slka gene encoding STE20-like serine/threonine-protein kinase isoform X2, which translates to MSSFFNFRKIFKLGSDKKKKQYEHVHRDENPEEIWEIIGELGDGAFGKVYKAQNKQTGTLAAAKVIDTKTEEELEDYMVEIDILASCDHRYIVKLLDAFYYESKLWILIEFCAGGAVDAVMLELERPLTEPQIRVVCRQTLEALAYLHEIKVIHRDLKAGNILFSQEGDIKLADFGVSAKNTMTLQRRDSFIGTPYWMAPEVVMCETSKDRPYDYKADIWSLGVTLIELAQIEPPNHEMNPMRVLLRIAKADPPTLMQPSRWSPEFNDFLRKALDKNVDRRWCTAQLLQHPFVSSVVDNKPLRELIAEANADVLEEIEEGKEEDEEEETDATLVVPGHKRAPSDTSMASSEDEKLSETTSTLDSVTEKTEPETAEDKASDKLSDEGLGTSVGDRAEGEKLNEVSDASNEDLVNGQVKPMEPKPEESPAGKPEDIPDRQITIVPEAPSDTQESVIVSEETGEEEKVEDGPPQVFMKERVEVEEKKTEEEVEKEPIKEEPEVILQPPTKFTDPGDQPRSALEEPGAVSTEVNAKPEETEKETLIEEMTEEVKPEADGVTDINTDTDLNEDTDADNTESDINTDAEVDTAEGSTEVSADTEAQRDNNVIPVVILEEGTTDEREEKPPAEEAPSQDAVSESKTDQESTPVKLKPDVEKDSDSGSSSAADSNSMDLNLSISSFLSKKAEAGSVSLQDTRRQKKTLKKTRKFMVDGVEVSVTTSKIVTDNDTKNEEMRFLRRQELRELRLLQKEEHRAQQALSDKLQQQREQIYRRFEQEMTGKKRQYDQDMENLEKKQKQTIERLEQDHTNRLRDEAKRIKAEQDKELSKFQNMHKNRKKEGVAQIMIQSFQLSSCALFNAQMQDEQEFLQKQQQELDGALKKIIQQHKHEIATIERDCLNHKQQLMRAREAAMWELEERHLQEKHQLLKQQLKDQYFMQRHQLLKRHEKEMEQMQRYNQRLIEEMKNRQAQERGRLPKIQRGDAKTRMAMFKKSLRITSAPGTPEQEREKIKQFAAQEEKRQKNERLHQHQKHENQMRDLQLQCDSNIRELQQLQNEKCHLLIEHETQKLKELDEEHGQELQEWREKLRPRKKALEEEFTRKLQEQEVFFKMSGESECLNPTTQSRVSKFYPIPSVHNSGL; encoded by the exons ATGTCGTCGTTCTTCAATTTTCGTAAAATCTTCAAGTTGGGGTCTGATAAGAAGAAGAAACAGTATGAGCACGTACATAGAGACGAGAACCCGGAGGAAATCTGGGAGATTATTGGGGAACTGGGAGATGGGGCCTTTGGGAAAGTATACAAG GCCCAGAACAAGCAGACTGGGACCCTGGCTGCTGCCAAGGTGATCGATACCAAGACAGAGGAGGAGTTGGAGGATTACATGGTGGAGATAGACATTCTGGCCTCCTGTGATCACCGTTACATAGTCAAACTGCTGGATGCCTTCTATTATGAAAGCAAACTGTGG ATTCTGATTGAGTTCTGTGCTGGAGGTGCTGTCGATGCAGTCATGTTGG AGCTTGAGAGGCCTCTGACAGAGCCCCAGATCCGGGTGGTGTGTAGGCAGACGTTGGAGGCCCTGGCCTACCTTCATGAGATCAAGGTCATCCACAGAGACCTGAAGGCTGGGAACATCCTTTTCTCACAGGAGGGAGACATCAAATTGG CTGACTTTGGCGTGTCTGCTAAGAATACCATGACGCTGCAGAGAAGAGATTCTTTCATTGGCACTCCATATTG GATGGCTCCAGAGGTGGTGATGTGTGAGACGTCTAAGGACCGTCCGTACGACTACAAGGCTGACATCTGGTCCCTGGGGGTCACCCTGATTGAGCTGGCACAGATAGAACCTCCTAACCACGAGATGAACCCCATGAGAGTCCTGCTGAGAATAGCCAAGGCCGATCCGCCCACACTCATGCAGCCTTCACGCTG GTCACCAGAGTTCAATGACTTTCTGAGGAAGGCACTGGATAAGAATGTGGACCGTAGGTGGTGCACAGCCCAGCTCTTGCAG CATCCCTTTGTTAGCAGTGTAGTTGACAACAAACCGCTGAGAGAACTGATTGCTGAGGCCAATGCTGATGTCTTAGAGGAGATAGAAGAAGGCaaagaggaagatgaagaagaagagacGGATGCAACTCTG GTGGTGCCCGGACATAAGCGAGCGCCATCAGACACCAGCATGGCCAGCTCTGAGGATGAGAAGCTCTCCGAGACCACCTCTACACTGGACTCAGTCACAGAGAAGACAGAGCCTGAGACTGCAGAGGACAAGGCCAGTGATAAGCTGTCTGACGAGGGCCTTGGGACCAGCGTGGGCGACAGGGCAGAGGGTGAGAAACTGAACGAGGTGTCTGATGCCAGTAATGAGGACTTAGTCAATGGACAGGTGAAGCCCATGGAGCCCAAACCAGAGGAAAGCCCTGCTGGAAAGCCTGAAGACATTCCTGACCGTCAGATCACCATTGTGCCAGAAGCACCATCAGACACGCAGGAGAGTGTGATTGTGAGTGAGGAGACAGGGgaagaggagaaagtagaggATGGACCTCCACAAGTATTCATGAAGGAAAGAGTAgaagtagaggagaagaagacagaggaggaggtggagaaggaaCCAATCAAAGAGGAGCCAGAGGTGATTCTCCAGCCTCCCACCAAATTCACAGATCCAGGGGACCAGCCTAGGAGTGCTTTAGAGGAGCCTGGCGCCGTATCGACAGAGGTCAATGCTAAACCAGAGGAGACTGAGAAGGAGACGCTCATTGAGGAGATGACAGAGGAGGTTAAACCAGAGGCTGATGGGGTCACAGACATAAACACAGACACCGACTTGAATGAAGACACAGACGCAGACAACACAGAATCGGACATCAACACAGACGCAGAGGTAGACACAGCTGAGGGCTCCACAGAGGTCTCTGCAGACACAGAAGCCCAAAGAGACAATAATGTAATACCGGTGGTGATTCTTGAGGAGGGGACAACAGACGAGAGGGAGGAGAAGCCACCAGCTGAGGAAGCTCCATCCCAGGATGCTGTTTCGGAGTCAAAGACCGACCAGGAAAGCACTCCTGTTAAGTTGAAGCCGGATGTGGAAAAGGATTCTGACTCTGGGAGCAGCTCTGCAGCCGATAGCAACAGCATGGACCTCAACCTGTCCATCTCCAGTTTCCTGTCCAAAAAGGCTGAGGCGGGATCTGTGTCCTTACAG GACACGAGACGACAGAAGAAGACTCTGAAGAAGACCCGTAAGTTCATGGTAGACGGAGTGGAGGTCAGTGTGACCACGTCAAAGATAGTCACCGATAACGACACCAAGAACGAGGAGATGAGATTCCTGAG GCGCCAGGAGCTGAGAGAGCTGCGTCTGCTGCAGAAGGAGGAGCATAGAGCCCAGCAGGCGCTCAGCGACAAGCtgcagcagcagagagaacagatcTACCGCCGCTTTGAGCAGGAGATGACT GGTAAGAAGCGTCAGTACGACCAGGATATGGAGAATCTGGAGAAGAAACAGAAGCAGACCATCGAGCGGCTGGAGCAGGACCATACCAACCGGCTGAGGGACGAGGCAAAACGCATCAAGGCCGAGCAGGACAAGGAGCTCTCCAAGTTCCAGAACATGCACAAGAACCGCAAGAAGGAG GGTGTGGCCCAGATTATGATACAGTCTTTTCAGTTGTCCTCATGTGCTCTCTTCAACGCTCAGATGCAGGAT GAGCAGGAGTTTCTGCAGAAGCAGCAGCAGGAGTTGGATGGAGCCCTGAAGAAGATCATCCAACAGCACAAACATGAGATCGCCACCATCGAGAGAGACTGCCTCAACCACAAACAACAGCttatgagag CTCGAGAGGCAGCCATGTGGGAGCTGGAAGAGCGCCACCTGCAGGAGAAGCACCAGCTGCTCAAGCAGCAGCTCAAAGACCAGTACTTCATGCAGAGACACCAGCTGCTCAAGAGACACGAGAAG GAAATGGAGCAGATGCAGCGCTACAACCAGCGTCTGATTGAGGAGATGAAGAACAGACAGGCCCAGGAGAGAGGTCGTCTGCCGAAGATCCAGCGGGGTGATGCCAAGACACGCATGGCCATGTTCAAGAAGAGCCTCCGCATCACCTCTGCACCTGGCACCCCAGAGCAGGAAAGGGAGAAGATCAAACAG TTTGCAGCCCAGGAGGAGAAGAGGCAGAAGAACGAGAGACTCCATCAACATCAGAAACATGAGAACCAGATGAGAGACCTGCAGCTGCAGTGTGACTCCAACATCAGAGAGCTGCAGCAgcttcag AATGAGAAGTGCCATCTCCTGATTGAACACGAGACTCAGAAGCTGAAGGAGCTCGATGAAGAGCACGGCCAGGAGCTGCAGGAGTGGAGGGAGAAACTACGGCCCAGGAAGAAG GCCTTGGAGGAGGAATTCACACGCAAGCTCCAGGAGCAGGAGGTCTTTTTCAAGATGAGCGGGGAGTCGGAATGCCTTAACCCCACAACCCAGAGCCGAGTGTCCAAGTTCTACCC
- the slka gene encoding STE20-like serine/threonine-protein kinase isoform X3, translated as MSSFFNFRKIFKLGSDKKKKQYEHVHRDENPEEIWEIIGELGDGAFGKVYKAQNKQTGTLAAAKVIDTKTEEELEDYMVEIDILASCDHRYIVKLLDAFYYESKLWILIEFCAGGAVDAVMLELERPLTEPQIRVVCRQTLEALAYLHEIKVIHRDLKAGNILFSQEGDIKLADFGVSAKNTMTLQRRDSFIGTPYWMAPEVVMCETSKDRPYDYKADIWSLGVTLIELAQIEPPNHEMNPMRVLLRIAKADPPTLMQPSRWSPEFNDFLRKALDKNVDRRWCTAQLLQHPFVSSVVDNKPLRELIAEANADVLEEIEEGKEEDEEEETDATLVVPGHKRAPSDTSMASSEDEKLSETTSTLDSVTEKTEPETAEDKASDKLSDEGLGTSVGDRAEGEKLNEVSDASNEDLVNGQVKPMEPKPEESPAGKPEDIPDRQITIVPEAPSDTQESVIVSEETGEEEKVEDGPPQVFMKERVEVEEKKTEEEVEKEPIKEEPEVILQPPTKFTDPGDQPRSALEEPGAVSTEVNAKPEETEKETLIEEMTEEVKPEADGVTDINTDTDLNEDTDADNTESDINTDAEVDTAEGSTEVSADTEAQRDNNVIPVVILEEGTTDEREEKPPAEEAPSQDAVSESKTDQESTPVKLKPDVEKDSDSGSSSAADSNSMDLNLSISSFLSKKAEAGSVSLQDTRRQKKTLKKTRKFMVDGVEVSVTTSKIVTDNDTKNEEMRFLRRQELRELRLLQKEEHRAQQALSDKLQQQREQIYRRFEQEMTGKKRQYDQDMENLEKKQKQTIERLEQDHTNRLRDEAKRIKAEQDKELSKFQNMHKNRKKEEQEFLQKQQQELDGALKKIIQQHKHEIATIERDCLNHKQQLMRAREAAMWELEERHLQEKHQLLKQQLKDQYFMQRHQLLKRHEKEMEQMQRYNQRLIEEMKNRQAQERGRLPKIQRGDAKTRMAMFKKSLRITSAPGTPEQEREKIKQFAAQEEKRQKNERLHQHQKHENQMRDLQLQCDSNIRELQQLQNEKCHLLIEHETQKLKELDEEHGQELQEWREKLRPRKKALEEEFTRKLQEQEVFFKMSGESECLNPTTQSRVSKFYPIPSVHNSGL; from the exons ATGTCGTCGTTCTTCAATTTTCGTAAAATCTTCAAGTTGGGGTCTGATAAGAAGAAGAAACAGTATGAGCACGTACATAGAGACGAGAACCCGGAGGAAATCTGGGAGATTATTGGGGAACTGGGAGATGGGGCCTTTGGGAAAGTATACAAG GCCCAGAACAAGCAGACTGGGACCCTGGCTGCTGCCAAGGTGATCGATACCAAGACAGAGGAGGAGTTGGAGGATTACATGGTGGAGATAGACATTCTGGCCTCCTGTGATCACCGTTACATAGTCAAACTGCTGGATGCCTTCTATTATGAAAGCAAACTGTGG ATTCTGATTGAGTTCTGTGCTGGAGGTGCTGTCGATGCAGTCATGTTGG AGCTTGAGAGGCCTCTGACAGAGCCCCAGATCCGGGTGGTGTGTAGGCAGACGTTGGAGGCCCTGGCCTACCTTCATGAGATCAAGGTCATCCACAGAGACCTGAAGGCTGGGAACATCCTTTTCTCACAGGAGGGAGACATCAAATTGG CTGACTTTGGCGTGTCTGCTAAGAATACCATGACGCTGCAGAGAAGAGATTCTTTCATTGGCACTCCATATTG GATGGCTCCAGAGGTGGTGATGTGTGAGACGTCTAAGGACCGTCCGTACGACTACAAGGCTGACATCTGGTCCCTGGGGGTCACCCTGATTGAGCTGGCACAGATAGAACCTCCTAACCACGAGATGAACCCCATGAGAGTCCTGCTGAGAATAGCCAAGGCCGATCCGCCCACACTCATGCAGCCTTCACGCTG GTCACCAGAGTTCAATGACTTTCTGAGGAAGGCACTGGATAAGAATGTGGACCGTAGGTGGTGCACAGCCCAGCTCTTGCAG CATCCCTTTGTTAGCAGTGTAGTTGACAACAAACCGCTGAGAGAACTGATTGCTGAGGCCAATGCTGATGTCTTAGAGGAGATAGAAGAAGGCaaagaggaagatgaagaagaagagacGGATGCAACTCTG GTGGTGCCCGGACATAAGCGAGCGCCATCAGACACCAGCATGGCCAGCTCTGAGGATGAGAAGCTCTCCGAGACCACCTCTACACTGGACTCAGTCACAGAGAAGACAGAGCCTGAGACTGCAGAGGACAAGGCCAGTGATAAGCTGTCTGACGAGGGCCTTGGGACCAGCGTGGGCGACAGGGCAGAGGGTGAGAAACTGAACGAGGTGTCTGATGCCAGTAATGAGGACTTAGTCAATGGACAGGTGAAGCCCATGGAGCCCAAACCAGAGGAAAGCCCTGCTGGAAAGCCTGAAGACATTCCTGACCGTCAGATCACCATTGTGCCAGAAGCACCATCAGACACGCAGGAGAGTGTGATTGTGAGTGAGGAGACAGGGgaagaggagaaagtagaggATGGACCTCCACAAGTATTCATGAAGGAAAGAGTAgaagtagaggagaagaagacagaggaggaggtggagaaggaaCCAATCAAAGAGGAGCCAGAGGTGATTCTCCAGCCTCCCACCAAATTCACAGATCCAGGGGACCAGCCTAGGAGTGCTTTAGAGGAGCCTGGCGCCGTATCGACAGAGGTCAATGCTAAACCAGAGGAGACTGAGAAGGAGACGCTCATTGAGGAGATGACAGAGGAGGTTAAACCAGAGGCTGATGGGGTCACAGACATAAACACAGACACCGACTTGAATGAAGACACAGACGCAGACAACACAGAATCGGACATCAACACAGACGCAGAGGTAGACACAGCTGAGGGCTCCACAGAGGTCTCTGCAGACACAGAAGCCCAAAGAGACAATAATGTAATACCGGTGGTGATTCTTGAGGAGGGGACAACAGACGAGAGGGAGGAGAAGCCACCAGCTGAGGAAGCTCCATCCCAGGATGCTGTTTCGGAGTCAAAGACCGACCAGGAAAGCACTCCTGTTAAGTTGAAGCCGGATGTGGAAAAGGATTCTGACTCTGGGAGCAGCTCTGCAGCCGATAGCAACAGCATGGACCTCAACCTGTCCATCTCCAGTTTCCTGTCCAAAAAGGCTGAGGCGGGATCTGTGTCCTTACAG GACACGAGACGACAGAAGAAGACTCTGAAGAAGACCCGTAAGTTCATGGTAGACGGAGTGGAGGTCAGTGTGACCACGTCAAAGATAGTCACCGATAACGACACCAAGAACGAGGAGATGAGATTCCTGAG GCGCCAGGAGCTGAGAGAGCTGCGTCTGCTGCAGAAGGAGGAGCATAGAGCCCAGCAGGCGCTCAGCGACAAGCtgcagcagcagagagaacagatcTACCGCCGCTTTGAGCAGGAGATGACT GGTAAGAAGCGTCAGTACGACCAGGATATGGAGAATCTGGAGAAGAAACAGAAGCAGACCATCGAGCGGCTGGAGCAGGACCATACCAACCGGCTGAGGGACGAGGCAAAACGCATCAAGGCCGAGCAGGACAAGGAGCTCTCCAAGTTCCAGAACATGCACAAGAACCGCAAGAAGGAG GAGCAGGAGTTTCTGCAGAAGCAGCAGCAGGAGTTGGATGGAGCCCTGAAGAAGATCATCCAACAGCACAAACATGAGATCGCCACCATCGAGAGAGACTGCCTCAACCACAAACAACAGCttatgagag CTCGAGAGGCAGCCATGTGGGAGCTGGAAGAGCGCCACCTGCAGGAGAAGCACCAGCTGCTCAAGCAGCAGCTCAAAGACCAGTACTTCATGCAGAGACACCAGCTGCTCAAGAGACACGAGAAG GAAATGGAGCAGATGCAGCGCTACAACCAGCGTCTGATTGAGGAGATGAAGAACAGACAGGCCCAGGAGAGAGGTCGTCTGCCGAAGATCCAGCGGGGTGATGCCAAGACACGCATGGCCATGTTCAAGAAGAGCCTCCGCATCACCTCTGCACCTGGCACCCCAGAGCAGGAAAGGGAGAAGATCAAACAG TTTGCAGCCCAGGAGGAGAAGAGGCAGAAGAACGAGAGACTCCATCAACATCAGAAACATGAGAACCAGATGAGAGACCTGCAGCTGCAGTGTGACTCCAACATCAGAGAGCTGCAGCAgcttcag AATGAGAAGTGCCATCTCCTGATTGAACACGAGACTCAGAAGCTGAAGGAGCTCGATGAAGAGCACGGCCAGGAGCTGCAGGAGTGGAGGGAGAAACTACGGCCCAGGAAGAAG GCCTTGGAGGAGGAATTCACACGCAAGCTCCAGGAGCAGGAGGTCTTTTTCAAGATGAGCGGGGAGTCGGAATGCCTTAACCCCACAACCCAGAGCCGAGTGTCCAAGTTCTACCC
- the slka gene encoding STE20-like serine/threonine-protein kinase isoform X1, with protein MSSFFNFRKIFKLGSDKKKKQYEHVHRDENPEEIWEIIGELGDGAFGKVYKAQNKQTGTLAAAKVIDTKTEEELEDYMVEIDILASCDHRYIVKLLDAFYYESKLWILIEFCAGGAVDAVMLELERPLTEPQIRVVCRQTLEALAYLHEIKVIHRDLKAGNILFSQEGDIKLADFGVSAKNTMTLQRRDSFIGTPYWMAPEVVMCETSKDRPYDYKADIWSLGVTLIELAQIEPPNHEMNPMRVLLRIAKADPPTLMQPSRWSPEFNDFLRKALDKNVDRRWCTAQLLQHPFVSSVVDNKPLRELIAEANADVLEEIEEGKEEDEEEETDATLVVPGHKRAPSDTSMASSEDEKLSETTSTLDSVTEKTEPETAEDKASDKLSDEGLGTSVGDRAEGEKLNEVSDASNEDLVNGQVKPMEPKPEESPAGKPEDIPDRQITIVPEAPSDTQESVIVSEETGEEEKVEDGPPQVFMKERVEVEEKKTEEEVEKEPIKEEPEVILQPPTKFTDPGDQPRSALEEPGAVSTEVNAKPEETEKETLIEEMTEEVKPEADGVTDINTDTDLNEDTDADNTESDINTDAEVDTAEGSTEVSADTEAQRDNNVIPVVILEEGTTDEREEKPPAEEAPSQDAVSESKTDQESTPVKLKPDVEKDSDSGSSSAADSNSMDLNLSISSFLSKKAEAGSVSLQDTRRQKKTLKKTRKFMVDGVEVSVTTSKIVTDNDTKNEEMRFLRRQELRELRLLQKEEHRAQQALSDKLQQQREQIYRRFEQEMTGKKRQYDQDMENLEKKQKQTIERLEQDHTNRLRDEAKRIKAEQDKELSKFQNMHKNRKKEVKQEVEQSPKFMRRELMKLLKEDLSLIQTAKEQEFLQKQQQELDGALKKIIQQHKHEIATIERDCLNHKQQLMRAREAAMWELEERHLQEKHQLLKQQLKDQYFMQRHQLLKRHEKEMEQMQRYNQRLIEEMKNRQAQERGRLPKIQRGDAKTRMAMFKKSLRITSAPGTPEQEREKIKQFAAQEEKRQKNERLHQHQKHENQMRDLQLQCDSNIRELQQLQNEKCHLLIEHETQKLKELDEEHGQELQEWREKLRPRKKALEEEFTRKLQEQEVFFKMSGESECLNPTTQSRVSKFYPIPSVHNSGL; from the exons ATGTCGTCGTTCTTCAATTTTCGTAAAATCTTCAAGTTGGGGTCTGATAAGAAGAAGAAACAGTATGAGCACGTACATAGAGACGAGAACCCGGAGGAAATCTGGGAGATTATTGGGGAACTGGGAGATGGGGCCTTTGGGAAAGTATACAAG GCCCAGAACAAGCAGACTGGGACCCTGGCTGCTGCCAAGGTGATCGATACCAAGACAGAGGAGGAGTTGGAGGATTACATGGTGGAGATAGACATTCTGGCCTCCTGTGATCACCGTTACATAGTCAAACTGCTGGATGCCTTCTATTATGAAAGCAAACTGTGG ATTCTGATTGAGTTCTGTGCTGGAGGTGCTGTCGATGCAGTCATGTTGG AGCTTGAGAGGCCTCTGACAGAGCCCCAGATCCGGGTGGTGTGTAGGCAGACGTTGGAGGCCCTGGCCTACCTTCATGAGATCAAGGTCATCCACAGAGACCTGAAGGCTGGGAACATCCTTTTCTCACAGGAGGGAGACATCAAATTGG CTGACTTTGGCGTGTCTGCTAAGAATACCATGACGCTGCAGAGAAGAGATTCTTTCATTGGCACTCCATATTG GATGGCTCCAGAGGTGGTGATGTGTGAGACGTCTAAGGACCGTCCGTACGACTACAAGGCTGACATCTGGTCCCTGGGGGTCACCCTGATTGAGCTGGCACAGATAGAACCTCCTAACCACGAGATGAACCCCATGAGAGTCCTGCTGAGAATAGCCAAGGCCGATCCGCCCACACTCATGCAGCCTTCACGCTG GTCACCAGAGTTCAATGACTTTCTGAGGAAGGCACTGGATAAGAATGTGGACCGTAGGTGGTGCACAGCCCAGCTCTTGCAG CATCCCTTTGTTAGCAGTGTAGTTGACAACAAACCGCTGAGAGAACTGATTGCTGAGGCCAATGCTGATGTCTTAGAGGAGATAGAAGAAGGCaaagaggaagatgaagaagaagagacGGATGCAACTCTG GTGGTGCCCGGACATAAGCGAGCGCCATCAGACACCAGCATGGCCAGCTCTGAGGATGAGAAGCTCTCCGAGACCACCTCTACACTGGACTCAGTCACAGAGAAGACAGAGCCTGAGACTGCAGAGGACAAGGCCAGTGATAAGCTGTCTGACGAGGGCCTTGGGACCAGCGTGGGCGACAGGGCAGAGGGTGAGAAACTGAACGAGGTGTCTGATGCCAGTAATGAGGACTTAGTCAATGGACAGGTGAAGCCCATGGAGCCCAAACCAGAGGAAAGCCCTGCTGGAAAGCCTGAAGACATTCCTGACCGTCAGATCACCATTGTGCCAGAAGCACCATCAGACACGCAGGAGAGTGTGATTGTGAGTGAGGAGACAGGGgaagaggagaaagtagaggATGGACCTCCACAAGTATTCATGAAGGAAAGAGTAgaagtagaggagaagaagacagaggaggaggtggagaaggaaCCAATCAAAGAGGAGCCAGAGGTGATTCTCCAGCCTCCCACCAAATTCACAGATCCAGGGGACCAGCCTAGGAGTGCTTTAGAGGAGCCTGGCGCCGTATCGACAGAGGTCAATGCTAAACCAGAGGAGACTGAGAAGGAGACGCTCATTGAGGAGATGACAGAGGAGGTTAAACCAGAGGCTGATGGGGTCACAGACATAAACACAGACACCGACTTGAATGAAGACACAGACGCAGACAACACAGAATCGGACATCAACACAGACGCAGAGGTAGACACAGCTGAGGGCTCCACAGAGGTCTCTGCAGACACAGAAGCCCAAAGAGACAATAATGTAATACCGGTGGTGATTCTTGAGGAGGGGACAACAGACGAGAGGGAGGAGAAGCCACCAGCTGAGGAAGCTCCATCCCAGGATGCTGTTTCGGAGTCAAAGACCGACCAGGAAAGCACTCCTGTTAAGTTGAAGCCGGATGTGGAAAAGGATTCTGACTCTGGGAGCAGCTCTGCAGCCGATAGCAACAGCATGGACCTCAACCTGTCCATCTCCAGTTTCCTGTCCAAAAAGGCTGAGGCGGGATCTGTGTCCTTACAG GACACGAGACGACAGAAGAAGACTCTGAAGAAGACCCGTAAGTTCATGGTAGACGGAGTGGAGGTCAGTGTGACCACGTCAAAGATAGTCACCGATAACGACACCAAGAACGAGGAGATGAGATTCCTGAG GCGCCAGGAGCTGAGAGAGCTGCGTCTGCTGCAGAAGGAGGAGCATAGAGCCCAGCAGGCGCTCAGCGACAAGCtgcagcagcagagagaacagatcTACCGCCGCTTTGAGCAGGAGATGACT GGTAAGAAGCGTCAGTACGACCAGGATATGGAGAATCTGGAGAAGAAACAGAAGCAGACCATCGAGCGGCTGGAGCAGGACCATACCAACCGGCTGAGGGACGAGGCAAAACGCATCAAGGCCGAGCAGGACAAGGAGCTCTCCAAGTTCCAGAACATGCACAAGAACCGCAAGAAGGAG GTGAAACAGGAAGTTGAACAGTCACCCAAATTCATGAGGAGAGAGCTCATGAAACTCTTAAAGGAAGATCTATCTCTCATTCAGACTGCAAAG GAGCAGGAGTTTCTGCAGAAGCAGCAGCAGGAGTTGGATGGAGCCCTGAAGAAGATCATCCAACAGCACAAACATGAGATCGCCACCATCGAGAGAGACTGCCTCAACCACAAACAACAGCttatgagag CTCGAGAGGCAGCCATGTGGGAGCTGGAAGAGCGCCACCTGCAGGAGAAGCACCAGCTGCTCAAGCAGCAGCTCAAAGACCAGTACTTCATGCAGAGACACCAGCTGCTCAAGAGACACGAGAAG GAAATGGAGCAGATGCAGCGCTACAACCAGCGTCTGATTGAGGAGATGAAGAACAGACAGGCCCAGGAGAGAGGTCGTCTGCCGAAGATCCAGCGGGGTGATGCCAAGACACGCATGGCCATGTTCAAGAAGAGCCTCCGCATCACCTCTGCACCTGGCACCCCAGAGCAGGAAAGGGAGAAGATCAAACAG TTTGCAGCCCAGGAGGAGAAGAGGCAGAAGAACGAGAGACTCCATCAACATCAGAAACATGAGAACCAGATGAGAGACCTGCAGCTGCAGTGTGACTCCAACATCAGAGAGCTGCAGCAgcttcag AATGAGAAGTGCCATCTCCTGATTGAACACGAGACTCAGAAGCTGAAGGAGCTCGATGAAGAGCACGGCCAGGAGCTGCAGGAGTGGAGGGAGAAACTACGGCCCAGGAAGAAG GCCTTGGAGGAGGAATTCACACGCAAGCTCCAGGAGCAGGAGGTCTTTTTCAAGATGAGCGGGGAGTCGGAATGCCTTAACCCCACAACCCAGAGCCGAGTGTCCAAGTTCTACCC